Proteins from a genomic interval of Clostridium scatologenes:
- a CDS encoding type I restriction endonuclease: MAFKEDLQKLSLQVSERKIHITNEEMTKQALIIPFLQILGFDVFNPLEVRPEYIADFGKKKGEKVDYALFKENIPIAFLEAKSVDENLANHDAQLSRYFNAVPEVKLGILTNGIQYKFFTDLTADNIMDDDPFLIVDITNINDTDIENLSKFKKDIFDTDYLVKYAEELVYASALNTTLKDLFKNPNDEFIRFLIKDFSNIRVTNNVIERFRPIVRKAISNAVLDIVNKGLFLQESAADIAEDELKNSKNENIANNTTNDSTEHKKKQIETTKEELESFEIIKSILESSNKCIENLNYKDTTSYFSIYNQNTTKWFVRVQLDITNKNIMTKLPVEKAQEIAVGFKVEQAPKGIGESRIYIDSHTDLNKLNDLVLTCFDNVDNH; encoded by the coding sequence ATGGCATTTAAAGAAGATTTACAAAAATTATCTTTACAAGTTAGTGAAAGGAAGATACATATAACTAATGAAGAAATGACAAAGCAAGCACTTATCATACCTTTTCTTCAAATCTTAGGTTTTGATGTATTCAATCCATTAGAAGTACGTCCTGAATATATTGCAGACTTTGGTAAGAAAAAAGGTGAAAAAGTTGACTATGCTCTTTTTAAAGAAAACATTCCTATAGCATTTTTAGAAGCAAAATCCGTAGATGAAAACCTTGCAAATCATGATGCTCAACTTTCTAGATACTTTAATGCTGTTCCAGAAGTGAAGTTAGGTATACTGACAAATGGAATTCAATATAAATTTTTCACCGATCTAACTGCTGATAATATAATGGATGATGATCCATTTTTAATAGTAGATATAACTAACATAAACGATACTGATATAGAAAATTTATCAAAATTTAAAAAAGATATTTTCGATACTGACTATTTAGTTAAATATGCTGAAGAACTTGTATATGCATCAGCTCTAAACACTACTTTAAAAGATTTATTTAAAAATCCAAATGATGAATTTATAAGATTTTTAATAAAAGATTTTAGTAATATAAGAGTAACAAATAACGTAATTGAAAGATTCAGGCCTATAGTAAGAAAAGCTATCTCAAATGCTGTATTAGATATTGTTAATAAAGGTCTTTTCCTCCAAGAATCAGCTGCCGATATTGCAGAAGATGAACTTAAGAATTCTAAAAATGAAAATATAGCTAATAATACAACTAATGATTCTACAGAACATAAAAAGAAACAAATCGAAACTACTAAAGAAGAATTAGAATCTTTTGAGATAATTAAGTCTATTCTTGAATCTTCAAATAAATGTATAGAAAATCTAAATTATAAAGATACTACCAGTTATTTTTCAATTTATAATCAAAATACAACTAAATGGTTTGTTAGAGTCCAACTCGATATTACTAATAAAAATATAATGACTAAATTACCTGTGGAAAAAGCACAAGAAATTGCAGTTGGTTTTAAAGTAGAGCAGGCTCCAAAAGGTATTGGTGAATCAAGAATCTATATTGACTCCCACACTGACCTTAATAAACTAAATGATTTAGTACTCACATGTTTCGATAATGTTGATAATCATTAG
- a CDS encoding helix-turn-helix domain-containing protein: MIIFKLLVKKYRLRQKMTQKQLAELAMLSESYISLIEKGSKIPSLYTLEKISKALKVSMGSLIKDDINYTKRKNKKGTLN; this comes from the coding sequence GTGATTATATTCAAGCTGCTAGTTAAAAAATATAGACTTAGACAGAAAATGACTCAAAAACAATTAGCCGAATTAGCAATGCTAAGTGAAAGTTATATAAGTCTAATTGAAAAAGGTTCAAAAATACCCAGCTTATATACTCTTGAGAAGATTTCAAAAGCTCTTAAAGTTAGTATGGGTAGCTTGATTAAAGACGACATAAATTATACAAAACGTAAAAATAAAAAAGGCACTCTTAATTAA
- a CDS encoding helix-turn-helix domain-containing protein, which yields MFFEMTFKERLKGLREDHDLTQLEVAQALNITRATLANYEQGIREPDFVLLVKIANYYDVTLDYLLCRTNLKVSFKKLYAPIKKKYK from the coding sequence ATGTTTTTTGAGATGACTTTTAAAGAACGTCTAAAAGGTTTACGTGAAGACCATGATTTAACTCAATTAGAAGTCGCTCAGGCTTTAAACATAACACGAGCTACATTAGCTAATTATGAACAAGGTATACGAGAACCCGATTTTGTTTTACTGGTGAAAATTGCAAATTATTATGATGTAACCTTGGACTACCTTTTGTGTAGGACAAACCTAAAAGTTTCTTTTAAAAAATTATATGCACCCATAAAAAAGAAGTATAAATAG